A single window of Bordetella genomosp. 11 DNA harbors:
- the lspA gene encoding signal peptidase II, which produces MLEAGDRLSAAGAAPAPRGRGLAFWLLVALVVIVLDQAAKLYFNGSYTYGQRVNVLPIFDFTLVYNRGAAFSFLATEAGWQRWFFTALGVVAAIVITVILGRQGRRAHPRFSLALAMIMGGALGNVIDRVVYGHVVDFLLFYWKDWYYPAFNVADVAITCGAILLVLDELLRMRKPDPGPVNRP; this is translated from the coding sequence ATGCTTGAGGCAGGCGATCGGTTATCCGCCGCCGGCGCGGCGCCCGCGCCGCGCGGCCGCGGACTGGCGTTCTGGCTTTTGGTGGCCCTGGTCGTGATCGTTCTGGACCAGGCGGCCAAGCTGTACTTCAACGGCAGCTACACCTATGGCCAACGTGTCAATGTACTGCCCATATTCGATTTCACGCTGGTGTACAACCGTGGCGCGGCCTTCAGTTTCCTGGCCACGGAAGCGGGTTGGCAACGCTGGTTCTTCACCGCGCTGGGCGTCGTCGCCGCCATCGTCATCACGGTGATCCTCGGGCGCCAGGGACGCCGCGCGCATCCCCGATTCTCGCTGGCCCTGGCGATGATCATGGGAGGGGCGCTGGGCAACGTGATCGATCGGGTCGTCTACGGCCACGTGGTCGATTTCCTGCTTTTCTACTGGAAGGACTGGTACTACCCGGCGTTCAATGTGGCCGACGTCGCGATTACCTGCGGCGCCATCCTGCTGGTGCTGGACGAACTGCTGCGGATGCGCAAACCCGATCCGGGCCCTGTCAACAGGCCATGA